The Hymenobacter sp. DG25A nucleotide sequence GGAAATATGGGCCTACTTCCGGAATAAGCGCCAGGGTGAGCACCACCCCATACAAAGCCCCATAGAAGTGGGCATCGTGGTTGATATTATCGCCCCGCTTCCGGCCCATGTAGTAGGAGTAACCCAGGTACAGGAAGCCGAAGATGAAGCCGGGAATATCAAAGGGCAGCGGGAAGATGCGGATGCCGGCAGTGGGTTGAAACAACACGCTGGCGAAGATGACGGATGCGACCCCGCCCGAGGCGCCTAGGCTGCGGTAGTCACGGTCGTCGCGGTGCCGCACGTAGGTGGGAATATCCGAGAGGATGATGCCGCCCAGATAAAGCAGCAGGAAAGCCAGCAAGCCCCAGGTTGTGCCAAACTGGTCCACAAACACACCTTCCACGATGGGGCTGAAGGAGTAAAAGGCCAGCATGTTAAAAATGAGGTGCATCCAGTCGGCGTGCAGGAAGCCGGAGGTGAGGAAGCGGTACCACTCATGTTGGCGCTTCACCTTGTAGGGGCTCAGGATCCAGCTTTCCAAAAGCTGCTGGTTAGACCAGGCATACACCGAAATGGCAGCCGTCAGGAGAGTTAAAACGAGGGTGGGGCTCAGATTGAGCATGAGGAACAGGAAAACGTGAAAAAGGAGCCCATATAGCGCTCCAAAAGAGTAAAACAGCGCCAAGTAGCTGCTAGCAAATAAGTGGCTGCCAGAAGCCGGAAAAACGCCTTAAAAGCGAGCCTAGCTTTCCCGCTCCATGAGCTGCAGTGCCAACAGACGGAGCGGCTCTTTGCGGTCAGCGGGAGCCGCCACCCGCTCCAGGTGGTGCAGGGCATCCTGAAAGTACGTGTTGATGAGTGCCTCCGTCTGGGCGCGAATTGCCAGCTCGTCGTAGATGGCGCGCACGGCCTCCACTTTAGCCGTTGCATCAGTAACCGGCTGGCCAATGTAGCGGGCCAGTTCCGTGCGCTGGGCGGGGCTGGCCTGCGCCTGGGCCGTGAGCAGCAGAAAGGTTTTCTTATCCGATACGATGTCGCCCCCTACCCGCTTGCCGAAGGTAGCGGCGTCGCCGTACACGTCCAGCAGGTCGTCGCGGAGCTGGAAGGCCAACCCGATATCGGTACCGAACTGACGCAGGTGGTCAGCATCCTCCTGAGAAGAACCGCCCAGCAGGGCGCCCAGCTCCAGGGCAAAGCCCAGCAGCACGGCCGTCTTCAGCCGAATCATGTTCAGGTATTGCTCGATGCTGACCTGGGTTTCGGTTTCAAAATTCATGTCCCACTGCTGGCCTTCGCATACCTCGGCAGCCGTTTGCGAGAAGCGGCGCAGCACCTGGGGCAGCAGCTCGGGGCGTACATCCAGGAACAGCTCGTAGGCCCGCACCAGCATCACGTCGCCGCTCAGAATGGCCACGTTGGCGTTCCAT carries:
- a CDS encoding rhomboid family intramembrane serine protease, with product MLNLSPTLVLTLLTAAISVYAWSNQQLLESWILSPYKVKRQHEWYRFLTSGFLHADWMHLIFNMLAFYSFSPIVEGVFVDQFGTTWGLLAFLLLYLGGIILSDIPTYVRHRDDRDYRSLGASGGVASVIFASVLFQPTAGIRIFPLPFDIPGFIFGFLYLGYSYYMGRKRGDNINHDAHFYGALYGVVLTLALIPEVGPYFLGKILEYIS
- a CDS encoding polyprenyl synthetase family protein: MDLSFFADKLSAGLAQLHYGHQPTALYEPIRYIMGLGGKRIRPLLTLLGAHLFTHDLDPIIKPALATEVFHNFTLLHDDIMDQAPLRRGQPTVHEKWNANVAILSGDVMLVRAYELFLDVRPELLPQVLRRFSQTAAEVCEGQQWDMNFETETQVSIEQYLNMIRLKTAVLLGFALELGALLGGSSQEDADHLRQFGTDIGLAFQLRDDLLDVYGDAATFGKRVGGDIVSDKKTFLLLTAQAQASPAQRTELARYIGQPVTDATAKVEAVRAIYDELAIRAQTEALINTYFQDALHHLERVAAPADRKEPLRLLALQLMERES